The Falco cherrug isolate bFalChe1 chromosome 3, bFalChe1.pri, whole genome shotgun sequence genome segment AggatgtgctttttcttttgaagcacAGCAAGAAACGTCTCGAATATATGTCCCTTGATTAGGGTAGGTGGGGTTCTAGTCTTGAGAGAAGCTGTAGTTTGGGACTTCATGCAAAAACTGTTTCCAAACCTAGTGTCTACTCCAGCCTTTCCGCGGTAGCCTGTAGAGGTAACCTTCCTGCCTGTCTCTCCAGGATCCCTGAATGCCTACGTGACATCCTATTTAGTCTGTGCTAACTAGCCCTGCTCCAGTTACTGCTCGTTGacttctcattttctgcttcCTCCCTTGTTTCTCTCCATTTGCCAGACATTGTTTAACTTCACAAAACaatctgaggaggaaaaaagttctATAAACTCACAGTCTGACCTCATTACTTGTAGAGGGCTTTGTGTGAAATTGTAAACACTGTGGAAATATGTGGAGGGGGTGTATGGGTGTGTGTGCTCAGAGCTCACTGGGTGAGTAAGAACAGGCATGAGTTTTTACTGTGCAGGATCTTGTTCAGGAAAGCACTAAGACATGTAGTTCTACGATTAACTagatatttatttacttaaggGAGGTGGGCCTCAAATGCAGACAAAGAACAGGGCTTGAAATGGAATGTGATTCTAAGGGAGTCCTGGTTCTTGACTGTTAAGATGCTTTCTCTTAGAGCCCAACCTGGAATTATTTGCTTGCAGATGGGCGAGGGCAGGACCACCTTAGGGCTGCAAAACTCAATTTAGTGGATCTGGCAGGAAGCGAGAGACAGTCGAAAACTGGAGCCACAGGGGAGCGGCTCAAAGAGGCCACCAAAATCAACCTCTCCCTCTCGGCCCTGGGCAATGTCATCTCGGCCCTGGTCGACGGCAGGTGTAGACACATCCCCTACCGAGACTCAAAGCTGACCAGGCTGCTACAAGACTCCCTTGGAGGGAATACCAAGACCCTGATGGTAGCGTGCTTGTCTCCGGCTGATAACAATTATGATGAAAGCCTCAGTACTTTGCGCTATGCTAATCGAGCGAAAAACATCAAGAACAAGCCCTGTATCAACGAGGACCCCAAGGATGCTCTGCTGAGGGAGTATCAGGAGGAGATTAAGAAGCTGAAAGCCATTCTAGCTGAACAGATGGGTGCGAATAACTCGTCAGGTAGGAGGGCCCTTGTGGCTGCAGAGATGTTTTatctttgacagaaaaaaagaggtttttacacATAAAATGCTCACTGGATTTCACCTCAACCTTTCCCTTACCTGTTGGAGGAAGAGGTCCGCATTCTGGTAACAGACTTTTCTTTCACCGTTGCCAAATCGACCTTATTCCACTGGTAAAGACCATCTCAATTATCCCATATTTTCAGTTATGACAAATCCTGCTAGAAAATGCTGATGAGATTCAAATCCTTAATTCCCCTTGATTGTTCTGGCTACAATTTGGTCAGTCACAGAAGAGAGGTTTTGGCTGGCAGAGCAAAAATGAGCTGTGAAAGAAATAATGATGTAAAattctttattaaatatatattatatatttttttaaggtagcATTTAGCCCCTGTTCTCCTACCCTGTGAGCTTTTGACAGTCCAAGAAAAGTTTTGCCCTGCTGATGGCACTGCTTACAGAGAGCAGCACTGTCCGCTCAGGGttcagcccagccccagcagactCGGTCTTTGCTGTGAAGTAGGAATAGCAAATGTGGGAACAAATGGGTAAGAGCAGTCTTTGGGGAGCTCATCACCTTTTGAGAATTATCCCCCAAAAAAGGGCAACTTTCAGCAGAGGAATAAGGCTGTAAGATCgtttcccccaccccttctgCCACCTTTCAGTAACAGCTGTGAAGAAAGAAGGCAATTTCGTTGCACCTTTCATCTCCTTCCCAGTGTCTTTTTATCTTGCAAATCTGTTAGCACAGCCCTGGAAACAAGTCTCCTGTTATTTCTCGAAAGAGATTAGATTTATATTTTGTATACCTGAAGCTTAAACCTCTCCCCTTTGGCTCAGCGCTCACTCCTTTTCTCCCCACACCTATGGAGTCTCAGGCCAGTGGGCGTTTTGGCAGCGCAGATGCTGGCACGTGAGTGCAGCTTGAAGGAGCACAAGGATTACGGTGTTCTTTGCTGGCAGCCAggttctttgttctgtttccagGCATTCTACAGACAATCCCACCCAGTAATTGtgagtgatttttatttctgctttgctttgtagGGCTTCTACCTGCTGAGACTGCTCACCTGGCAGAGAAGCCAGCTCCCCTCAAACCCCAGTTAGATCttgaagcagagaagcagctcaTCAGAGAAGTAAGTCAGGAGGGGGTATCCCATACTGTCTTTGACTAAGGCTTGTGGGTTTTTATAATGATCATTACAAATATGGTATAGGGCTGTGTGGTTCAGCCTTTTTGGAATGCTTCTCTTCCTAATTTTTGGTCCTTGGGCTTCTCCTGTGGACAGGACATGTGTTGGTGGAGGCCTTATTTACAATGGCACTGTCTCTCAGCATGGTTCCCACCTCTCTGGAGATGAATTGATATGGATTCCCAAGAAGAATTTTTCACACTCCATGTGAAACATAGATTCTACCTGtcagaggagggagaaagagggagTAGGAAAGTGGTAGTCAAAGGTGTTAGGAACAGTACAAGGATGAAGATAAAGAGGGGATAGGAagccaggaggaggaatgagGAGTTAGGgggcagaaagaaataaagtgcTCTCCTTACTTTTCACAATCCCCTCCCAGGGCACCACAGCCACCCAAGACAGTGGTTTCTAGGCTAGTCACCTTCCATCAACACCATGCTGACTTAAATCACAGGAAAAGTCAACGGATACAAGATCGGTCGGGTTTTATTGGGGTGGACACAAGAAGTGACCTAGAGCGGACCTAGATGTGACCTTGTGTAGGGTCAGGGGGCTGTTGCGTCAGGCTGTCTGCTGTGCCTTTCAGGAGTACGAAGAGAAGCTGGCCCAGCTAAAGGCCAGCTACGAAGCAGAGCAGGCGTCCCGGGCCCGCCTCGAAGAGGACATCAGCAGCCTGAGGCATCACTACAATCTGAAGCTGTCTGCTCTAGAGGAGAACCTCAGGAAGGAAGCAGGTGTGGATGAGGCAGGTGGAGGCTGCAGCGCAGGCTGAGGGCTCCCTGACCACAGATGCAggctgcttttgcaaagcatGACTTGtggcagccactgcagcctttAAAGCAGCAGTGACTGCTACTGCAGTGAGCGCTACCTGGCAGCAACAGCAGTCCCTGCTTTCGGCCCTCCCTTATTGACAGGAGGCTCTGGCTCTCCTGGACCCTTCCTAGGACTCTGTCCCCGTTTTGTCCTCTTCTCTATTTCCctggtttcttttccctgtcAGGACCAGCCTGGCTCTACCCTGTAAGCCCTGAGGCCATGAAATGCAATTTTTGCCCATGTAGCTGTTTCTTCTGACCTGGGGCAGCGTTTCTCTCAACCAGAGGTCTGAGCTACAGATGTGACTGGTCTTGAGCCGGTTGGCTTTGCACAGCTCGCATGCCCAGGACAAGGGTGGCTGCGGTGGCTGCAGCAGTCTCTTTCAGCACATGCAAATGCAATGCAGCCCTTGGTCTCCCGGTGGATTATCACCACCATCGCTTTGCTGGAGGGTGGTTATTCCTCTCGCATACCTATAAACTGTTGCCAGCTCTTCTcttcattgctgcttttcatttataCTTCCACAGCGCCTCAGAGCATATTTGGCAATGTGCTTGTACAGCACTTATTGCCCAATATTAATTCTTGAACCTACATTCTTCATTTTTGATGCTATCACTTTCTAAGATGAGagctcccccccttcccccccattACAAACGTGCACCCCCCCAGCCTCTGGAAATAGGTTATTTGTGCATGAACATGAGGACCCAGGCTCTCCAAACCCTGTAAAATCTGCGTTCTGTACCTGATCTGCCCTCTGGGTCTTTAATGGCTTGTAGTGACCAGCAAGAAGGTAAATAACAGggtttttcctttcagacaCAGAGTTCTTGGCTTTTGGTGAAGACTTTGATGTTTTCACAGATTTATGCTCTAGTTTTGCAGAGGTCATTGCTGACACTGtggttattttctcttttactcttcagctgctgtgaggACTGAAACTACTCCTGACATGATACCTCTGCCTGTAGACGCTACAGCAGGGGAAGGACCAACATCAGCCCAGGTACCCTCTAAAGCTACTTCTCCCCCCACGGTGGCATAAACCCAAGTGGGGAGTGTTACCCTTCACCTATCCTGGTACTCTCGCTGCGtgttttcagagctgcagcctttggTTTCCTCTTGTCCTCAGGGCCCAGAAGCACTTCGGACTGTCCCGGATGCCTGCGGTGTGAGCAGGGggagtgctggagcagagggggctGGCGCAGAGGGGATTGCATTGCCTGCAGaccagcagcaggtgctggcCAGGTCAGTGACCACGCTGCTCCTGCTAACCGCCCCCTGGGCGCTGCTTACAACACATGCAACCCTGTTCTTCTGTTATTACAACTGTTGAGCTTCAGCTGTCAGGTCAGCGCAGTACAAAGCTAGGCAGGCATGTATTCTTTACCCCCAAATTACCTTTGTCCTATTTGGGCAGATAAATACTTGTTACATGTGGCATTTGATGATGCCAAATGCCAGAATTATGAGAGAAAACTCTGGAGGTGTCTGTATCAGCAGACGTGGATGCAAAAAAGCATGCTCTCCTGGTAACAAATCCTAGATCTGTAGGCAGGGAAGTCTCTTCCTTCTCTGGCTTTTTGCAGCTTTAATTTATGAGGAATTTATGAAGTTGAGTCTGGCAGTTGCTGAAAGAACTTGTGTGCCCAAAGAGGTTATGGAGGCgacctccttttcctcttggaAGAAAGCTCTTGCAGGGCACGCGGAGCCCTCTCCTGTCAGTACAAGTAAGGCAGCAGGCCTTCCTGCGGCTCACTGCGTGGATGGAGCACAGCGTGTCCTCCACGACTCTCCCTTGTCATCGAGGGCACTTTTGCCCCTCACTCACGCATCTGACAATGTTTGCAAGACATCAGCCGGAATTGGCATCAGCATTTCCCAGTAACCCCACTGCAGGGGCAGCGTTAgcccaggggctggagcacgGGGCTGGGATGTGAGGGGTGCAGGCTCGAGACTCACACCAGGCCCTGTCTCAGAGGCATCTTGTCTTGAAGTCAGAGTACAGCACAGTGTATCAGAACTTCTGGGCTCTTTCAGAAATAACGCTTCAAGCACATTCTGCCGATTTCTCTCTTTTACTCTATTGCATGGaattatataaaaatcagaaatgctgAGTGTAAGATATAATGTGGATGATCGGGTTTGATTCTGAAAAGTTCTGTGGTTCTCAACCAATCAGCTTTCTGGTGAGCTCCTGCGGCACATGCTTGCTCTGTTGGGCCTCACCCAGCTGAAAAAGGAGCTATTAAGACATTGAGATTAGCAGCATCTGTAATTTGTGGGCAGTTCTGTCTGTTAATGGAGAGGTCTCCGAAGAAACCATTCGTTTTGACTATACAGCAACTCTTAATAGTCCTATTGCAGTGTTCCCTTTCATGACAAACAAGTGACAAATGCACTTCTAATTACATTGTTAGAATCACAGTTCTCTGCAGATTAGGCaggagggtttgggggttttcaaAGCCGCCTGTTAAAAGCTTTACCCGTCAGGGGACAGCTGTGAGATCTCTGACACGCTCAGCAGCGCAAGGATTCAAGTGCGtcatgaaacaaacaaaactgaaggcTACTTGGCAAGTGCAGTAAAGAATAGCAGGTCACCTCTGGTGGAGAAGGAGCTGTTTCAGCTGGGTTTGAAGCTAATTAAGAGGCTGTTATCAGCAGAGGGTTTATCAGTGGTGGGATTTTTTCCATCGTGAGCCAGTGCTGGCCAACCGAGCcgcctgctctgctgcagatcccTGTGCAAAGCGAATGGCTCCGGAGCTGGGCTTTATTGCCGTGCCGGAGCACGCGGGGCTGCGTGGCACAGCCCTGAGCTGAGCTCGATTTCAAACAGGGGTCCGGGCCAGCACCAAACAGCAACGCTGAGCTCACGAAGTCATCACCCCACCCGATACAGCCCCCAGGAGACCGTGCTATGGCTTCCCACTCTACCCCTCCCATATCCaccacttaaaatatttctttgtgtcatttgggcatttttttttgtgtttgctttgagAGTCTTTCAAAACAAGAAGTAAGAATTGAAATATGGTGCTATAGTCAATGTATATTTCAATaagaatttaaatgtaaatttcacaaaacagggcttttaaaaaaagagttctgGGAGCGTAGATACAGATTTCCAGACACACCTGTTGACACAATAACACACACGCTGCCTTGCATCCACAGGAGTATTTATGACAGAAACTTAATAAAAGTAGAATTTTCCACGATTACTCAGGGCAGCAAATCTCATCAGAAATCACCGTTTTCTGGATGTTTTCTGGTGTCTCCCCAGATGTTGGTGAGGTGGGGACGTGTGTCCTCCGTGCTCACGTGGACAGTTCTTTGTCCTGCTAAGCTAAGAGAAGCGTTTGcccttcccaggctgcagaTGCTGGAGCAACAGGTAGTAGGAGGGGAGCAGGCTAAAAACAAGGACctcaaagaaaagcataaacGCCGGAAAAAATACGCGGACGAGCGGAGGATGCAGCTggtggctgccctgcagcaatCTAACGAGGACAGCAGTGACTGGGTCCTGCTTAACGTCTACGACTCCATCCAGGAGGAGGTCCGAGCCAAGAGCAAGCTTCTGGAGAAGATGCAGGAAAAGGTGAGCAGCTCCCCGCTATCGCTGCGGAATCTTTTGGGAgcatccctttcctcctctgcgtgcctgttggtttttttaggtTAAGGAGGTGTTTTAGGGCAGTATGTGTAAGAATGACTCCGGCTGCGTCAAGTATTTCACACACATGCCTGTCAGCTTGCTCACGTGCGTTTTGATGACATTCCAGACGCAGCAGCCCTCGAGGTGGTCAATTAAGGTGTTGaacccccaacccccacctggTTTCAAGGCTGGGCTCATTGTCAGGGCTGGTGTCGGGAGGGGATGTGACTCCCGCTGCTGACCTACACAACCTACTGcacagcctcctctgctccGGCCGCCCCAGCGTCACGCCGGGGTCTCAGGGAGAAATTACAGCgtgaaaggggggggggggggttaggaggaaattaaatatatatatctgtaaaaGCAATGCTTTTGGATTTTAGGCACACTTGCAAATCAGTTTTGCTCTGCTGAGGCGGGGCAGAATCAGACGAGCTtccaaaaaaatctgtgtgtgtgtgtgtgcaatgCTGAACCGCACATTTAagaatgtgttttatttctgtatttaggGTACGGCAGAAATATTGCACCTTTTCATCCGCGTTAGGAACTCCCAAGGGTTTGTTATCACTGGGCACAGACCGTGCTAGTAAGAGTAACTTCATGTCTGTTCAAAGACTCGGCGCTGTGGGGAGACGCAAGaaatctttcattaaaacagaTGTGGAATAATCTCTCGACACAAATCACATCCTAATTCTGAACTATAAATTAGAAATCTACCCAAATATTCATGCTTTTGTGTCCTTCCGTCCCTCTGCCTGTACTCACAGTAATAATTGCTCGCTCTCCTTCACAATCCTAatgatttattttggttttatgtcCCAGCTGCGGGCTGCTGAGACTGAGATCAAAGATCTGCAGTCGGAGTTTGAGCTGGAAAAGATCGATTACCTCAGCACCATCCGCCGCCTGGAGCGAGACGTGATGCTCTTCCAGCAACTGCTGGATCAGGTGCAGTCCCTCGTCCGGCGTGACTGCAACTACAGCAACCTGGAAAAGGTCAAGTGCGAATCCGTCTGGGACGAGGAAACTGGCTGCTGGAAAATTCCAGAGCCCGTCATTCAAAAAACACGCCTGCCTGCAGGTAAGAGCGTCTCGGTGGTGGGCGCATGGCTCGGCAGATGGCGGGTGGGCTGTGCTCGTTTGTAAAGCCTCCCGTGTACAGAAAGTTTATTTAGAAAGTTTGAGTAATGTCATCTAACACGAAGATGGGTATGGATCCTTAGGGAATCTCTGCGGTACAAATCCCTGGGGAATCTCTGTGGTGCTGGGGATCGGGGAGTGCGTTAGTTGTGCTGGAGGTGACAAGCCCGTAACGCCCGTCTCTTCCCGCAGCAGTTCCTGCCCTGCCAGAGCCCACACCCGCCCGACGGAGCCCCCCGGCCCAGCGCGGCGAGCCAGCGGTACGGCGCggttctcttttattttctattcctaTTTATCCCATTTCTGCCCCGTGCGCTGCTGACGCCGTTGCACGCTCGCAGCCTGAGCAGGACCGCTAcaagctggtgctgagcaggagcGGCAGCGAGGCCATCGCCAGCAGCTACTTCCGAGCCCCGCCAGCCCGCGGGACCCTGCGGCCCCCAGGTGAGCCCGTCCCCTCCCGCACGCTCCTTCCCCCGTTGCGATTCCCGAGGGGAGCGCGTCAGGCTGGGCACCTGGCCTCAGCAGGGCCCGCCCGCAGGATGAGGCCGCTTCTGGCCTCCCGCGGGGGGACCCACCGCGCCCCCCCCTCTTCTCTTACAGCCACCCCGGGGCCgcagggggctcaggggggcgcctgccccctgccccggcccttCCGCCTGCAGGccctggccccggccccgccgcccaccgCCGCCAGGCGCCACAAGGCCAAAGCCGGCGCTGGCCGCCGCCCGCTCTGaccccgccgcgcccgggccTCCGGCTGCGCGGGACGGCGCCGCATCTGGCCGGTTTCGCAGCGAGAGGCTCTCGctcggcggcggggcgggctggcAGCCGCCGCGTTGTGTCGCGCCCGGTTACCCCCAATAAACGGTCCGACAGCGCCATTTTGGGGTCTGTTCCTGCGCCGGGCCGGGGTgggagcgggccgggccgggccgggccccgccgccatCTTCCGTACGGCGGCCGCGCGGGGTCAGGGCGGCCTCCCGGTGATtgggcggcggcgcggagctGGCCGCCGCTGGTTGGGAGGCGTGGGTGCGGCGCCTGGCGCTGACTGGCTGCCCGCGCCCGCCCGCTGCCGGGGGAGCTCGGCGGCGGCCAGCAAGATggcggcggccgcgctgcgGCTGTGGTGGCTCCTGGCGgtggcggcggccggggccgaGGGCGGGCCCCGcaccctggtgctgctggagaacGGCAACCTGCGGGACACGCACTCGCTCTTCTTCCGCAGCCTGGCGGGTAGGGCCCGGGGGGCCCCGCGCCGGGCTGGGCGGGGGAGAGGGGGGCGCTTGGGGCCCTCCGGCCGGACTGAGGGTGGAGGTTGGGGTCCCCTGAGGgagagcgggggggggggtggggttggggtcCCCTGGCCGGGCTGAGGGAGGAAATTGGGGTCccctgggggagagggaggttTTTGGGTTCCCCTGGCCGGGCTGAGGGAGGAGGTTGGGGATCCctgggggagagctgggggtTTTCGGGTCCTCCGGCCGGGCTGAGAGAGGAGGTTGGGGTCCTCtgggggggggagctgggggttttggggtcccctggctgggctgagggAGGAGATGGGGTTGTGTCCCCAGCTGTGCTTGTTTTGGGTCCCCAGCAGCGTTGTCTGCACTCGATGGGTGTCAGCGGGGCATCCTTGCAACAAAGGGGCTCTTCGGGGGATTGAACCCTGAGGATTAACATGGGAACATCCCGGTGGTCCCCCCAGGAAGCCCCTAAGCCACTTTTTCCAAACTCCCGCTGTTCAGTGGGGGGATAAACCTGAGTGTGGTGGGTTGGTGAGACACCAAAGCTGTCGGTTGTGTCTGTGGCTGCAGACAGGGGCTTCGACCTCACCTTCCGCACAGCGGACGATGCCGGCCTCTCCCTGATAAAATACGGGGAATTTCTGTACGACAACTTGATCATCTTCTCACCATCCATAGAAGGTAAACACAGGAGGGGAAAACTCGACTGCTTTTGGGACTTGGCAGCATTTTTGGAGGGGGATTTCCAACTATTCTgtcaattttaattaaatcttacGCTTTAGGTGTTATCCTTTGTGTTTTGCACCTGGTAGCAAACTGCAGGTACCTCCAGGCCTCTAGTGGTGGTTCTTTCAGCCACGAGAGAAATGATCTGGTGTTTTGCCATGGTTTAATTGTGCTGTGGTGTTACTTCTGAGAACTAGTCGTGAATTTCTGGCCCGCGCTTTCAGATTTTGGTGGAAACATCAACGTGGAGACCATCACCGCTTTCATCGACGGCGGTGGCAGTGTCCTCGTCGCTGCCAGCTCAGACATTGGTAAGTACAAATGTTCGTCAGGGTGAGTTAGTGCATTTCGGGCACTGCTTGTAACCGGCATCTCTGCCGCTGATGCTCTGCGGAGAGTTTATTCACCATTCTGCAAGTTCCTGTGACAAAAATGGTGAGAAAACGGTTTCTTGTTTCTCATTGTGAACCTCAAGGCGTGTGCTGTAAGGAAATGGGGGATAAATAGCCTTTATTGACACTTTGAATAGGAATTGAGCTGGGGGAGGTTGAGTTGCTCCTGGGGGTTTGGCTGTGGAGTGCTGAGCACGTGACTCTaagctgaattttgcttttgagCGCTGAGACTGGTGTTGCGTCCTGAACACACTGTGTAAAGAGGATCCGTTTTGTTCTTCTAGGCGACCCACTGCGGGAGCTGGGCAGCGAGTGTGGGATAGAGTTTGATGAGGAAAGGACAGCGGTCATCGACCATCACAACTATGATATATCTGACCCCGGCCAGGTGAGTAGGTTTGCCTGCACGTTTTGGGTGTTTTCAGTGCAGAGGTTTAGGCGTGAATCTCCTGTCCTcgtttcctctttttttctcccatctgttctctgctttcctgcctttctcCCAGGAAAGTCGTAAATGATGGCACCTCGCAGTGTTCAGTGACATAGCACTGCAGGGCGTTCGGGGTCTCTGCCCTCAGATTCATCTTCCTGAATCTCCCGGGTTTCATTGTTCAGATTACAGCCTGAAACTGTCACTGGGTCTCAGGCGGTCACGCCACGGTCACTGGTGGGTGTGAACCGCTCTGAAGGGTGTGATGGGGTGAAGCACGTCAGACACCGAGCGTGACGCTTTGGGTGTGGGAAGGGAGATTATCCAGAGATGAATATAGAAATGTACgtgtttctgtgatttatttttttttccctctagtaTCATCTGGTACTGTAAAGACTATATTAAGGCCTGAACTAAATATATTCTgctcatttttaataaagttaaaCTGTTGAAGCAGTATGCAGACGTTGTCCTAGTACAAGGATGAAAGTTATTaagtacaggaaaataaaacaccagCAGTGTTGCTGTCTTTATCAAaagttggttttcttttccttatgtaTCAGTATCAGTTTGAtcataattaaacaaaaataagctggtttttactttttaattgaaTTGTAACGTTCATCCACCAGCGGCTCAGTTGGAGTTGTCTGTAAAAGCAGCGTTAGCTTTCAGTTAAGCAGAGGATCCGTTGCTCGCCGCTAGAACCTAACGCCAGCCCGCCTGCCCCTGTGGCGCGTTCACGCCGCTCTCTCTCACTCCTCCCAGCACACGCTCATTGTCGCCGATGCTGAAAATCTCCTGAAGGCCCCCACCATTGTGGGGAGAGTGGCGCTGAACCCCATCCTGTTCCGAGGAGTTGGGTAAGCGACCTGCAGCACGGCGGCGG includes the following:
- the KIF17 gene encoding kinesin-like protein KIF17 isoform X1 codes for the protein MASEAVKVIVRCRPMNEREKALGCKAVVSMESTRGQCFLQNPTAAREPPKQFTFDGVYYQEHNTEQIYNEIAYPLVEGVTEGYNGTIFAYGQTGSGKSFTMQGVVDPSTQKGIIPRAFEHIFESVQCAENTKFLVRVSYLEIYNEDIRDLLGADTKQKLELKEHPEKGVYVKGLSLHTVHSVVQCEQIMETGWRNRAVGYTLMNKDSSRSHSIFTVNMEIYTVDGRGQDHLRAAKLNLVDLAGSERQSKTGATGERLKEATKINLSLSALGNVISALVDGRCRHIPYRDSKLTRLLQDSLGGNTKTLMVACLSPADNNYDESLSTLRYANRAKNIKNKPCINEDPKDALLREYQEEIKKLKAILAEQMGANNSSGLLPAETAHLAEKPAPLKPQLDLEAEKQLIREEYEEKLAQLKASYEAEQASRARLEEDISSLRHHYNLKLSALEENLRKEAAAVRTETTPDMIPLPVDATAGEGPTSAQGPEALRTVPDACGVSRGSAGAEGAGAEGIALPADQQQVLARLQMLEQQVVGGEQAKNKDLKEKHKRRKKYADERRMQLVAALQQSNEDSSDWVLLNVYDSIQEEVRAKSKLLEKMQEKLRAAETEIKDLQSEFELEKIDYLSTIRRLERDVMLFQQLLDQVQSLVRRDCNYSNLEKVKCESVWDEETGCWKIPEPVIQKTRLPAAVPALPEPTPARRSPPAQRGEPAVRRGSLLFSIPIYPISAPCAADAVARSQPEQDRYKLVLSRSGSEAIASSYFRAPPARGTLRPPGEPVPSRTLLPPLRFPRGARQAGHLASAGPARRMRPLLASRGGTHRAPPSSLTATPGPQGAQGGACPLPRPFRLQALAPAPPPTAARRHKAKAGAGRRPL
- the KIF17 gene encoding kinesin-like protein KIF17 isoform X2; the encoded protein is MASEAVKVIVRCRPMNEREKALGCKAVVSMESTRGQCFLQNPTAAREPPKQFTFDGVYYQEHNTEQIYNEIAYPLVEGVTEGYNGTIFAYGQTGSGKSFTMQGVVDPSTQKGIIPRAFEHIFESVQCAENTKFLVRVSYLEIYNEDIRDLLGADTKQKLELKEHPEKGVYVKGLSLHTVHSVVQCEQIMETGWRNRAVGYTLMNKDSSRSHSIFTVNMEIYTVDGRGQDHLRAAKLNLVDLAGSERQSKTGATGERLKEATKINLSLSALGNVISALVDGRCRHIPYRDSKLTRLLQDSLGGNTKTLMVACLSPADNNYDESLSTLRYANRAKNIKNKPCINEDPKDALLREYQEEIKKLKAILAEQMGANNSSGLLPAETAHLAEKPAPLKPQLDLEAEKQLIREEYEEKLAQLKASYEAEQASRARLEEDISSLRHHYNLKLSALEENLRKEAAAVRTETTPDMIPLPVDATAGEGPTSAQGPEALRTVPDACGVSRGSAGAEGAGAEGIALPADQQQVLARLQMLEQQVVGGEQAKNKDLKEKHKRRKKYADERRMQLVAALQQSNEDSSDWVLLNVYDSIQEEVRAKSKLLEKMQEKLRAAETEIKDLQSEFELEKIDYLSTIRRLERDVMLFQQLLDQVQSLVRRDCNYSNLEKVKCESVWDEETGCWKIPEPVIQKTRLPAAVPALPEPTPARRSPPAQRGEPAPEQDRYKLVLSRSGSEAIASSYFRAPPARGTLRPPGEPVPSRTLLPPLRFPRGARQAGHLASAGPARRMRPLLASRGGTHRAPPSSLTATPGPQGAQGGACPLPRPFRLQALAPAPPPTAARRHKAKAGAGRRPL
- the KIF17 gene encoding kinesin-like protein KIF17 isoform X4, coding for MASEAVKVIVRCRPMNEREKALGCKAVVSMESTRGQCFLQNPTAAREPPKQFTFDGVYYQEHNTEQIYNEIAYPLVEGVTEGYNGTIFAYGQTGSGKSFTMQGVVDPSTQKGIIPRAFEHIFESVQCAENTKFLVRVSYLEIYNEDIRDLLGADTKQKLELKEHPEKGVYVKGLSLHTVHSVVQCEQIMETGWRNRAVGYTLMNKDSSRSHSIFTVNMEIYTVDGRGQDHLRAAKLNLVDLAGSERQSKTGATGERLKEATKINLSLSALGNVISALVDGRCRHIPYRDSKLTRLLQDSLGGNTKTLMVACLSPADNNYDESLSTLRYANRAKNIKNKPCINEDPKDALLREYQEEIKKLKAILAEQMGANNSSGLLPAETAHLAEKPAPLKPQLDLEAEKQLIREEYEEKLAQLKASYEAEQASRARLEEDISSLRHHYNLKLSALEENLRKEAAAVRTETTPDMIPLPVDATAGEGPTSAQGPEALRTVPDACGVSRGSAGAEGAGAEGIALPADQQQVLARLQMLEQQVVGGEQAKNKDLKEKHKRRKKYADERRMQLVAALQQSNEDSSDWVLLNVYDSIQEEVRAKSKLLEKMQEKLRAAETEIKDLQSEFELEKIDYLSTIRRLERDVMLFQQLLDQVQSLVRRDCNYSNLEKVKCESVWDEETGCWKIPEPVIQKTRLPAAVPALPEPTPARRSPPAQRGEPAPEQDRYKLVLSRSGSEAIASSYFRAPPARGTLRPPATPGPQGAQGGACPLPRPFRLQALAPAPPPTAARRHKAKAGAGRRPL
- the KIF17 gene encoding kinesin-like protein KIF17 isoform X3, with the protein product MASEAVKVIVRCRPMNEREKALGCKAVVSMESTRGQCFLQNPTAAREPPKQFTFDGVYYQEHNTEQIYNEIAYPLVEGVTEGYNGTIFAYGQTGSGKSFTMQGVVDPSTQKGIIPRAFEHIFESVQCAENTKFLVRVSYLEIYNEDIRDLLGADTKQKLELKEHPEKGVYVKGLSLHTVHSVVQCEQIMETGWRNRAVGYTLMNKDSSRSHSIFTVNMEIYTVDGRGQDHLRAAKLNLVDLAGSERQSKTGATGERLKEATKINLSLSALGNVISALVDGRCRHIPYRDSKLTRLLQDSLGGNTKTLMVACLSPADNNYDESLSTLRYANRAKNIKNKPCINEDPKDALLREYQEEIKKLKAILAEQMGANNSSGLLPAETAHLAEKPAPLKPQLDLEAEKQLIREEYEEKLAQLKASYEAEQASRARLEEDISSLRHHYNLKLSALEENLRKEAAAVRTETTPDMIPLPVDATAGEGPTSAQGPEALRTVPDACGVSRGSAGAEGAGAEGIALPADQQQVLARLQMLEQQVVGGEQAKNKDLKEKHKRRKKYADERRMQLVAALQQSNEDSSDWVLLNVYDSIQEEVRAKSKLLEKMQEKLRAAETEIKDLQSEFELEKIDYLSTIRRLERDVMLFQQLLDQVQSLVRRDCNYSNLEKVKCESVWDEETGCWKIPEPVIQKTRLPAAVPALPEPTPARRSPPAQRGEPAVRRGSLLFSIPIYPISAPCAADAVARSQPEQDRYKLVLSRSGSEAIASSYFRAPPARGTLRPPATPGPQGAQGGACPLPRPFRLQALAPAPPPTAARRHKAKAGAGRRPL